In Solimonas sp. K1W22B-7, the DNA window GTCTACTGGCAGCGCTTCGGCCACAATGCCCTGCTGGTGCGCGACATCGCCAACGGCGAGGACCGGGTCTACAACTACGGCATCTTCGACTTCCACCAGAAGAATTTCTTCCTCAACTTCGCGCGCGGCCACATGCAGTACCGCCTGGCGGTGGAGCCGCTGGCCGACACGCTCGCGCAATACCAGCACGAGGGCCGCTGGGTGCAGGCCCAGGAGCTGGACCTGGAACCCGCGCAACGCCGCGAGCTGGCGGCCTTCCTGGCCTGGAATGCCCGGCCCGAGAACGCCGACTACCGCTACGACTACTTCCGCTCCAACTGCTCCACGCGCGTCCGTGACGCCATCGACCGGGCCATGGGGGGCGACCTCAAACGGCAGATGCAGGGCAAGCCCACCGGCGTCAGCTACCGCTTCGAGGCCACCCGCCTGATCGCGCCGGTGCGCCCGCTGTTGCTGGGCATGGACGCGGTGATGGCTGGCGGCGGCGATGCGCCGATCGACCTGTGGCAGCAGAGCTTCGTGCCGATGGTGCTGATGGAAGCGCTGCGCAGTGTGCGCCTGCGCGATGCCGGCGGCGCCGAGCGGCCGCTGCTGCGCGGCGAGGCAAGCGTGCTGGACAGCACGCTGTATCCCGAACCGAAGCGCCCGCCGGCGCTGCTCCTGCCGCTGGCCGGCCTCGGCCTGGTGCTGGCCGCAGGCCTGCTGCTGCTGTCGCGCCTGCGCCGCCACGCGCCGGCCCGCTGGACCCTGGGCAGCCTGCTGCTGCTGCTGAATCTCGCCGCCGGACTCGGTGGCCTGATCCTGCTGGCGACCTGGTTCCTGACCGACCACTGGGTAATGTGGCGCAACTTCAACCTTCTGCTGTTCAGCCCCTTGTGCCTGCTGTTGCTGCCGGCTGCCTGGGGGCAGTTCCGTGCCCTGGCCCTGCCGGGCCGCGTCGGCCGGGGGGTGGCGCTGATGGTGCTGGCCGGTGCCGCCCTGGCCCTGCTGCTGCCGGCCCTGCCGGGCGCGCAGCAGAACCTGCACTGGGTGGCGCTGTGGCTACCCCTGCATGCCGCCCAGGCCTGGATCCTGGCGCGGCGGCGGGCCTAGTGCCGGGAACACCGCCGCCGCGCGGTGGTCTGAGCTGCCGAGCCGGCCTGCATTAAGCTGAAACTCCAATGACGCAGAAACGCCCCCAGAGCCGCTGGATCGTGTTGTCGCTGCTGCTGCTGACCGTGGCGACACTGGTGCTGATCTGGGACTGGGACTGGTTCCGGCCCCTGGTGGAGCGCCAGGCCTCGGCGGCGCTGGGCCGTCCGGTGACGCTGCAGCGCTTCAACCTGGACCTCGGCCGCTATCCCCTGGTCTCCGCCGACGGCATCGTGGTGGCCAATCCCGAAGGATTTCCCGCCGACAGCCGCATGGCCGCCGTGGGGCGCCTGGCGATCCGCATCGATCCCCTGCGACTCTGGCAGCGCGAGATCAACCTGCAGGAAATCCGCATCGACGGCATCGAGGCCGACCTGCGGCCGGATGCCGCCGGCAAGCCCAACTGGCAGCTGGACCGCAGCAAGGACGAAGACAGCGGCCCCTCGCGCTGGACCCTGGAGATCGCCCAGCTGCAGATCGGCAATGGCCGGGTCCACGTGCTGGAGCCGCGCCTGAAGGCCGACTTCGACCTGCGCATCCGTACCGAGCCGGCAGCCGATGGCGAGCCGCGCCTTCACCTCGATGCCGAGGGCCAATACAACGACGCCCCGATCGTGGCCCACTTCATCGGCGGTTCGCTGCTGGGCCTGCGCCAGCCCGAGCGGCCCTACCCGGTGCAGTTCGACGCGGTCAACGGCAACACCCGCATCGACCTGAAGGGCAGCCTGCTGCAACCGATGCAGTTCGGCGGCGCCAAGCTGGACCTGCGGTTGCGCGGTGACAGCCTGGCGGCGCTGTATGGCCTGAGCGGCGTGCCGCTGCCGCCGACCGCGGCCTATGAGCTGAAGGGCCGGCTCGACTACGAGCAGGGCCGCGTGCGCTTCCGCGATTTCAGCGGCACGGTCGGCCACAGCGACCTGTCGGGCCAGCTGGCGGTGGACCTCAGGCGCGAGCGGCGCCTGGTGACGGCGCAGCTGCATTCGAAGAAGGTCGTGCTGGCCGACCTCGGCGGCTTCGTCGGCGCCACCCCGGGCAAGGACGAGGCTGCGTCCGAAACCCCGCAGCAGGAAGCCGAGCGCGAACAGGCCCAGGCGCATGAGCGCGTGCTGCCGGACCAGCCGATCAACCTGCCGAAACTGCGCGCCGCCGATCTGGACATCGAGTACAAGGCCGACCGCATCGAGAGCGAGCTGCCTTTCGACAGCCTGTCTGCACACCTGGTGTCGCGCGAGGGCGAGCTGCAGCTCAAGCCGCTGCGCTTCACCGTCGGCGACGGCCAGATCGCCGGCAACATCGAGCTGGACGGCCACAGCGACGTGGTGCACTTCGTCGGCGACATGGACTTCCGCCGCATCGACCTCAAGCGCCTGGTGCGCGACAACCCGGCGCTGAACGGCACGGGACTGATCGGCGGCAGCGTGCGCCTGGACAGCTACGGCAACTCCACCGCGCAGATTCTCGGCAGCGGCGACGGCGAACTGAAGCTGTACATGAACCGCGGGCAGCTCAGCGCCCTGCTGGTGAACCTGGCCGGCCTGGAGTTCGGCAAGGCGCTGCTGTCGGCCATCGGCCTGCCCTCGGAGACCAATGTGCGCTGCGCCATCGCCGACTTCGGCATGAAGGAAGGCCTGCTCGACACGCGCCTGCTGCTGGTGGATACCGGCGAAGCCAACATCCTGGGCGACGGCAGCATCAACCTGCGCGACGAAACCCTGGACTACCGCATCCACACCAAGCCCAAGCGCTTCGGCATCGCCTCGCTGCGCGCGCCGATCACCATCGG includes these proteins:
- a CDS encoding AsmA family protein, coding for MTQKRPQSRWIVLSLLLLTVATLVLIWDWDWFRPLVERQASAALGRPVTLQRFNLDLGRYPLVSADGIVVANPEGFPADSRMAAVGRLAIRIDPLRLWQREINLQEIRIDGIEADLRPDAAGKPNWQLDRSKDEDSGPSRWTLEIAQLQIGNGRVHVLEPRLKADFDLRIRTEPAADGEPRLHLDAEGQYNDAPIVAHFIGGSLLGLRQPERPYPVQFDAVNGNTRIDLKGSLLQPMQFGGAKLDLRLRGDSLAALYGLSGVPLPPTAAYELKGRLDYEQGRVRFRDFSGTVGHSDLSGQLAVDLRRERRLVTAQLHSKKVVLADLGGFVGATPGKDEAASETPQQEAEREQAQAHERVLPDQPINLPKLRAADLDIEYKADRIESELPFDSLSAHLVSREGELQLKPLRFTVGDGQIAGNIELDGHSDVVHFVGDMDFRRIDLKRLVRDNPALNGTGLIGGSVRLDSYGNSTAQILGSGDGELKLYMNRGQLSALLVNLAGLEFGKALLSAIGLPSETNVRCAIADFGMKEGLLDTRLLLVDTGEANILGDGSINLRDETLDYRIHTKPKRFGIASLRAPITIGGSFRDPRLRPDWERLAVRGGAAVALGALIGPLAALLPTVELGLGDDNDCKALVDEIKAEAANLPAEMEKEKKAEKGAKKAAASKSKNP
- a CDS encoding Lnb N-terminal periplasmic domain-containing protein; this encodes MNRLRGLGLALMLALGALSSAQAQPVMETAPAAVEGRPAPAIMLLTFSPGPVYWQRFGHNALLVRDIANGEDRVYNYGIFDFHQKNFFLNFARGHMQYRLAVEPLADTLAQYQHEGRWVQAQELDLEPAQRRELAAFLAWNARPENADYRYDYFRSNCSTRVRDAIDRAMGGDLKRQMQGKPTGVSYRFEATRLIAPVRPLLLGMDAVMAGGGDAPIDLWQQSFVPMVLMEALRSVRLRDAGGAERPLLRGEASVLDSTLYPEPKRPPALLLPLAGLGLVLAAGLLLLSRLRRHAPARWTLGSLLLLLNLAAGLGGLILLATWFLTDHWVMWRNFNLLLFSPLCLLLLPAAWGQFRALALPGRVGRGVALMVLAGAALALLLPALPGAQQNLHWVALWLPLHAAQAWILARRRA